The genomic interval GATGGAAAAACACTCTTGCAAAACTTCGTGGATGACATCTGCGGGTGCACGCGTGATTGGACGCCAAACAGCTTCATCGACGACACTGTAGCGGGATTAAAAGCCAAGCTCGGAAACGATAAAGTCGTTCTCGGTCTTTCCGGAGGGGTAGACTCAACAGTTGCTGCTGTTCTACTGGACAAAGCAATCGGAGAAAACCTCTACTGCATTTTTGTAGATAACGGTTTGCTTCGCAAGAATGAGTTTGAAAGTGTACTGGATCAGTACAAGCATATGGGCCTGAATGTCCGCGGCGTGAATGCAAAGGATCAATTCCTCAGTGCGCTTGATGGCATTAGCGACCCAGAAACCAAGCGTAAGGTCATCGGCCGTGTATTTATTGAGGTTTTTGATCAGGAAGCACATAAAATTGAAGACGTCAAATGGCTGGGTCAGGGCACGATCTATCCGGACGTAATTGAGTCCGTAAGCGTAAAAGGACCGTCCGCAACCATTAAGAGCCACCACAATGTTGGAGGTCTTCCAGATTTCATGAAGCTCAAGGTAGTAGAGCCTTTGAATACCTTATTCAAAGACGAAGTCCGCAGAGTAGGGCGCACCCTGGGGATTGACGACGAACTGCTCGGCCGACATCCTTTCCCAGGCCCCGGATTGGCCATTCGTATCCTTGGGGAAATCACCGCGGAAAAAGTGGCAACGCTGCAAGAAGTGGATTACATCTTCATCCAAGGCCTTAAAGACGATGGACTCTACGATGATGTCTGGCAAGCGGGAGCTATGCTCCTCAGTACGGTTAACAGTGTGGGAGTTATGGGAGATGAGCGTACCTACGAAAATGCGGTTGCTCTTCGCGCTGTGGAAAGCACAGACGGAATGACCGCCGACTGGGTACACCTTCCGTATGAATTCTTGGCACGAATTTCGAACCAAATCATTAACCGAGTCAAAGGTGTGAACCGCGTGGTTTACGATATTAGTTCTAAGCCGCCCGCTACCATTGAGTGGGAATAAACCTGTTCCTTTGAGTATGTCTACACTCCAAAAGTTCTGTTTCGTCCTTATTCTTTTTGTGTCGTTTTCGGCCTACGGCCAGATGGACACGACCGATCAGAAGTTCGTCACGCACGAGGTGCAGCCCAAAGAAACCATCTTTGGTATTTGCCAGGAATACGGCGTTGATCAAGAGACCTTGGTCAAATACAACCCACAACTGGTCGATGGCTTAAAAATTGGACAAAACCTTCTGGTGCCAGTAGTAGAGCGTCAGCCCGTAGAAAACCTCTATCTCGCAAATGAGGCCTATTTACTCCATCGGGTGGTTAAGGGAAACACCGTTTACAGCATCACGGTGGAGTATGGCATTAGTGCACAGCAACTCTACGACTTGAATCCCGAGTTGGTTGAAACAGGCTTGCAGGTGGGTACCTTGGTCCGTATTCCCGTTCAAGTGGACATCAACGCTCCAGCAGACACCGTTCAGCGCACAGTAAAGCCCGGTCCGAAGCTCACCCCTTCATTGGCATTGAAGGAAATCCCAGACAGTTTAAAAGGGGAGGTGTACCGCATAGGACTCATTTTGCCCTTCTATTTGCAAATCAATGACAGTATTGATTTGAACCGCGCATTGGAGGAGGACCCCATTGTATATCCCCACTCCCAAATCGCCTTGGATTTCTACTACGGACTCCGGATTGCACTGGACACCCTTCAAAAACAAGGGCTCAATCTTGAGCTGTTCGTTGAAGACTCAGGAAACGACGCGTTCTGGTCTTGGGCGGCATATCAAACCATGTCGGACTATGACTTGGTTATTGGACCGCTCTACAGTCAAAATATTTTGGCGGTCGCAGAGCGAAGAAGAAATGAAGGGCCGCTCTTGATCTCGCCATTTAGTCGAAATCCGAGTATCGTGTATTCACACAGCAAGAACGTACAAGTCTTGCCCTCTGATCGTCAAATGCTTGATTTTATGGCCCAATCGGTCATTGAGCGATTCCGGGACGATCACCTGTTCATGGTGTATACGGACACCATGCAAGACACTGTGAATGCAGCCTTGATGCGCGAGAAGTTTGACTATTATTTGGATTCAGGAAAGGTCCGAGAGATTATGGTATATGATGCCCAAATTGATGGTTTAGATTGGCTTAAAGATTACGACACCAATGTGGTCATCGTGCCCAGCACGGATAAGGTATTCATGACGGATCTTGTGACTCAACTCAATGCGGAGCGACTCGAGAATGTCATCGTAATAGGATTACCAGAGATGGAGCGGCTTGATGTAGACAAAGCGTACTTCAACAACTTGAACCTTCATTATCCGGCCACTCAGCACATCAACTACAGCGACAGTCTGATGTATTCCTTCCTCTTGCAGTACCGTAACCGATTCCACGATGAGCCTTCACGATTCTCCATCCAAGGTTTTGATATCGGCTACTACTTTGGACGTATGCTTCTTGAAACCGGTAACACTTCCGAATTGACGTCCAGAAAGGAACGCCTTCTTCAAAACGGTTTTGATTTCCGTCAGAATTCAAAGGGAAGCTTCGTCAATAAGCATGTATTCCTCATGCGTTACGAGGAGTTCGAGAAAGTGGAGGTCGACTAATGGCCACCATGTTTATCGATGATCAGTCTTTTCAAGGAGTTCATTTTAATTTGGAGGACTGGAAAACAGCGACTTACGAGGATTGCACTTTTGAAGAATGCACCTTCCAAGGTTTAGATTTTACGGGCTGTCGCTTCATCAACTGCTTATTCCGAGATTGTGATCTCAGCAATGTCAAATTCTTGAACACTTCCTTCCAAGAGGTCGAGATGAGGAATTGCAAAGCCATGGGATTGATGTTTGAGCAGTGTTCGGACTTCTCCTTTGGAATCCAATTCCATCATTCTGCCCTGAATCACTCCAGCTTCTACCAGGTCAACTTACAGCGATCTTCCTTTCGTGAATGTTCACTGGCCGAGGTCGACTTTACAGAAGCCAACCTTAATGGCGTAGTGCTCTTAGCCTGTGATTTTGAAAACGCCACGTTTGACCAGACTAAACTGGAGCGTGCAAAGCTTTCGAATGCAAAAAAACTGCGATTGGATCCTGAGACGAACGCGATCCAAGGTGCAAGCCTTTCCGCCCATTCTCTGCCAGGTTTGCTGACCAAGTACGGACTCCGGGTTACAGAGTAGCTTAGTCGCGACTCAAGTCGAAGGTGTATAGCTCTTTCCCATTGGCATCAATAACCCGAAGATTGAGCTTTCGCGCTTTTCGCTCTCCTGAAACCTCGAAAAGACCAAAACAGTGCTTGTTGATCCAAGTGTCTTTTACCCGAAGAGTGTTGCCTTCTTCAACGCTCTTGTCCCAAGCAGTTCCTGCGGTTAAAGGGGAGATAGTCACATCGTAAATGCGCGGTTTGCCTTCCTGTTCGAGGACACTGATCTCGCTGTGATGGCGATCTCCTGTAAGAAACACCACTCCTTCAATATCGTTGGCGTAAATGAAGTCAATAATGCGCTGACGCTCGGTTGGGCTCAGGGCGATGAGGTTTTCATGGCTCGCGCTGGAATTCAAGAATTGTCCGCCCATCACGACGAACTTATAAGGGGCGTAACTATTGGTGAGGTGATCAAAAAGCCACTCCAACTGATCATCTCCAAACACGATGCGATCTGCTGTATCGATATCGTAGCGTCGGTTCCCGTTTCGAAACCAGCGGTTGTCCAACATGAAAAACTCCATATCGGCCCACTGAAACATAGTGGTTACACCTTCGTCATTCAAACCGCTAGAAGGATTGGCCCAGAATAGGTCGAAGGCCTCTTTGGTGTCTTGCTTGTTCCGAAAACTGCGATCACTGTTGTTAGGACCGTAATCGTGATCATCCCAGGTGGCATAGTGATGCACATGGCCAAGAAAATCCTGCATTTCTGGAAGTGAGCGCGTATGCGTGTTTCGATGCATAATCCCGGTCCGCGTATACCAGTCGGCTTCCCTGAGATATACATTGTCTCCCATCCATATCATAAAATTGGGATCAGCTTCACTGAGCGCCTCAAAGATTTGGTAGTTGCTCCCATATCCTTTTCCCGGGCGATCATAAACCTCCTCATTAACATAGGCACAAGAACCGATAGCAAAAGTAAAGGCGGGTGGATCCTCTCGCCATTGCCAGAGCTTTTGGGTCTCAAAATTGAGTTCTCGATCAAGCGAGACTTCTTCACCGTTGATGAATAGGGCGTAAGTGTATTCCTTGCCCTGATCCACCGAATCCGCAATAACCTTCGCCGTAAATGCTTCATGGGCACTCGTGGTTACCGTTTGTGTGCGATAAATTTTCTCTGCGCCTACGGCGCGATAACGAAAATGGACCTCCGCTTCTTCCGTCGTCTGAACCCAAAGAGCCACCTCCATCATCTCAGAATAGCCCACCATTGGACCAGATTGCAATAGATTTTGTCCAAAAATTTGCGCGCTCAAAAACAGTAAGAGGGATAGTACGGAAAGTCGCATGAAATCAGGGTTTCCCGCAAAATAAGGAAAGGAATGTAACCGGGTCGTTAAACCGGAACTTTCATAATAAATTGTTAATTCTGAAAACAACCCAACCCATTAATGGTTATCCTCGTTACTTAAACAAAACACTCAAAAAAGTCTCTTTAACCAGATTCTTGTTTAATCATAGTTTGTAATAATTAAACAAAAAACCATGCAAACCCTCAGATTAGTAAACGTAAAAAGTATTTTGAAAATGGTCGCCATGTTGGCGCTGAGCATGTCCGTGTTCGTAGCGTGTGACGATGACGACGACGACATGGGTCCAGAACAGCAGTCTATTACAGAAACAGCTGCAGCCACTCCAAGGTTCAGTATTCTTGTAGCAGCATTGGAGCGTACTGGATTAGATGCCGTATTGAACGGATCCGATGAGTACACCGTATTTGCTCCAAACGACGAAGCCTTCGGAGACTTGTTGGAAGCGCTAGATGTAGCCAATTTGGATGAGTTGAGCGCCGCAGTAGGTGGAGATGACGCCTTGGCGAACATCCTGCTCTACCACGTATTGGCAGGTGAAGTAAAAGCAGCGGACGTCACAACTGGATTCGTAGCAACAGCTGGAGTCTGGAATGATACAGAAGGAGCCAACCTCAGCGCCTTCATCAATGCCGACATGGGCGTACGTATCAATGACGAAGCCAATGTAATCGCAACCGACATCGATGCATCAAATGGAGTCATCCACGAAATCAACGCTGTTATCTTGCCAAAGAACTTGGTAGAATTGGCTTCTTTGAGCCCAATGCACACTTCATTGGTCGCAGCAGTAGGTGCAGCAGATCCAGCAGTAGCCGCTCGTTTGAGCAGCGAGGACGATGTAACCACAGTATTTGCCCCAACTGATGAGGCGTTTGGAAACTTGTTGCAAGCCGCTCAAGTAGGTTCACTCGCTGAATTGGTACAAGCACTCGGTGTCGATGGTTTGACTGGAGTTTTGTTGTACCACACCGTAAACGGAAACGTACGCTCTTCAGGAGTACCTAACGGAGCGGTACCAACACTCCAAGGAAGTAACATCACCTTAGACAACAGCGCATTGACCATCACAGATGCGAATGGTACAGTGGCCATGATCGAAGGATTTGATATCCAAGGAACCAACGGAGTCATCCATGTGATCGACGCAGTTATTCAGCCGTAAGGCCATCTCTATATCTTCAGAGAAGCCCTGCCTTTGTGCGGGGCTTTTTTTATGCGTTTATTCGGAACGATTGAAGGATAGAAGTGTTACCGATTGGAGTCCGAGAGCCGACATTTGAATGTAGCTACATTTAATAATTTTGTAGGGAAATTAGAATTGTCATGAACTACCAAGATATAATCCGCAACGCCCAATCTTATTCTGATTATCGAGAAATGATCGATCAGTTGATGGCTGAAGGAAAGACTACAGGTGCGAACCAGAGTCAGAGCTACATCGATTTCACGAGCCTCAATATTCGCAGGATGAAGAGGCTGGATCATCGACCTGAACTACTTCAAGAAGCCCTTGAGATTGTTCAGTCCGTTGAAAAACCACAAGTATGGCTGTCTATAACAGAGGGATGGTGTGGAGATGCAGCTCAGATTCTTCCGATTGTTGAACGACTGTCTGAGCACAATCCAAATGTACTAACCAAGTATGTACTTCGTGACGAGCAACCTGAACTGATGGACTTGTTCTTAACGAATGGAGCTCGAGCCATTCCTAAGATTTTATTTATTGATGTCGAAACCTACGAGGTGTTGGGCTCATGGGGCCCAAGGCCAATCGAGGCTCAAGAAATAATGGAGGAGTGGAAGGCTTCAGACAGTGATGTTTACGCTGAAGTCAGCGAACGGATTCACGCTTGGTTCGCTAAGGACAAGACTCGATCGACACAATTGGAATTCACCAAAGCACTTAAGGAAGCTTTAGACTTGATTCCTTCTTAATCGTAATAGAACTTCGCTGTTCTGAACGTATTGGCATGTGCCTCTACAATATCTGCGATGCGCTCGGAATAACCTCCGCCCATAGCAACGGTGCAGGGAAGTCCTAGCTGACTCAAGCGGGAAAGAACGATCTCATCACGCCGCTTGCAGCCTTGAAGGCTGAGTCCTAAACGGCCTAACTTGTCTGTAGCCAAGACATCGACCCCGGAGAGATAAAACACAAAACTCGGCCGTACCTCTTCAAGTGTGCGATCGAGTTCTTTTTGTAGGGTGCTTAAGAATTCTTCATCGGAGGTGCCATCCGCAAGCGGGACATCCCGATCGCTCTGTTCTTTATGTAAGGGGTAGTTATTGGCCCCGTGCATGGAAAAGGTGTAAACATCCGATCGTCCCTGGAAGATTTCGGCCGTGCCATTTCCCTGATGCACGTCTACGTCGAAGATGAGGATTCGGCCCTTGATGCGCTCTGTTCGTAACAGCCAATTTGCAGCCATGGCCATATCGTTGAGCAGGCAAAATCCTTCGCCTCGGTCTGTATACGCATGGTGAGTCCCACCCGCGATATTTAAGCCGCATCCGCCCGTGAGGGCGTGTTCCGCCATATCGATGGTCCCACGACCGATGATGCGTTCTCGCTTGACCAAAGCAGGGGAGTGCGGAAACCCCGTTTTCCGCTGTTCCTTTCCCGTCAGTTCGCCATCGCGCAGTCGGCGCCAATACTCCGCATCGTGCGTCCAGAGAATGATCTCCTCCGAAAGTTCTTCTGGTGCGTGGATCTGCGAAGATTCAATGGTCCCTTCATACTGCAACTGCTCGGGCAGTAGCGTATACTTTTCCATGGGAAACCGATGCCCGTCGGGCAGGGGGTGATGATATTCAGGCGACCAGGCAATCTTGATCACGGGAGCGCAGTTATCCGAGCATACTGCTGAACAGGTCGCTGAAATTGAACCCTCGGTCCAAGCGGTCCTTGTTGAGCTTGCTGAATTCAGCTAAAGAGTGAAGAACCAACTCCATGAAGAAGTAGCGCTCCTCTTTAGATGCTCGAGGCTGGTATTTATCGACTAGCGCCCCCAAGCCGCGAACATCGTCCAACTGCTTGTGGAATTCGGCATCATTATCGGCATCGAGTAGATCAACACTATTTCCCTCACCAAACCAGTTCACAATGGTCGTGTAGGGATTTTGGTCATCCTCTCTGCTCAGCTTATCGAGTTGTGGGAAATAGCCTGGGTGTAAGGTGCGCAGGGCACTTCCAATTAAGTTCTCCGCTACGATATAAGCGCCTTCTTGTTCGCCTTCATAGACCAGCTCAACTTTACCTGTGACGGCTGGGATCACCCCGACAAAGTCGATGAAACGCACGGTGGTTTGCTCTTCACCATTGAGGAGTGCGCGTCGTTCGGCCGCACTGATGAGGTTTTCGAATGCGGAAATGCTCAAACGCGCTGATACCCCGCTTTTCTCATCGATATACTCACTTTCACGAGCTTCAAAACCGATCTGCTCCAACAAGTTCTCAGCGGCTTCCACCATCTGAACGCGTGCGGCCTGATCCTCACTCAGTCGTGCTTCTTGACGCGTGATTTCACGAGCCACTTGAATGCTCTCGGGATAGTGCGTTAAGATTTGAGAACCAATTCGGTCTTTCAAAGGAGTAACAATGCTTCCCCGGTTGGTATAGTCCTCTGGATTCGCGGTGAAGACGAACTGGATATCGAGCGGTAGGCGCAACTTGAAGCCGCGAATCTGGATATCACCTTCTTGCAGAATGTTGAAGAGGGCTACTTGAATTCGGGCTTGTAAATCCGGGAGTTCATTGATCACGAAAATGCCTCGGTGACTCCGTGGAATGATTCCAAAATGAAGGGTGCGTTCGTCCGAGTAAGGGAGCTTGAGATTAGCGGCCTTGATCGGGTCCACATCGCCGATGAGATCCGCAATGCTCACGTCTGGGGTTGCCAGTTTTTCTCCATAGCGCTCTGACCTGTGCCACCAGTGGATGGGCGTTTCATCTCCTTTTTCCGCAATCAAGTCACGTGCGTAGCGCGAGAGCGGTTGCAGTGGGTCATCGTTGAGTTCAGAGCCATCAACAACGGGTACATATTCGTCCAAGAGATTGACCATCAATCGAGCTAAGCGCGTTTTGGCTTGACCTCGAAGGCCCAATAGGTTGATGTTGTGCTTGCTCAGGATGGCTCGTTCGAGGTCAGGGATGACCGAGTTCTCGTATCCGATGATTCCTTCGAAAGGGTTTTCATCGGCCCGTAGGGCCTCAATCAAATTCTGACGAAGCTCCTCTTTGATGCTTTTGCTTTGGTATCCCGCAGCCTTCAACTGGCCCAGGGTTTTGATTTTTTGGATGTCCATTAGATCTTTTTGCGTCGATTGCGTTCGTAATCTTCGAAAACTAGTTGTCCAAGGCCGCGTAGGCCGGTGTAAAAGGCTTTCCCCTGATTCGCTTCCGTGAATTTCTGCACGAATTCCTGAAGGTAGGGGTCCCGAGCAATCATGAAGGTCGTGATCGGGATATTGAGACGGCGTAAGGCCGCTGCTTTATTGAGGCACTTGCCAACGATGTAGTCGTCTAGGCCCCAAGAGTTTTTGTAGTAGCCATCGGGCTCTTTCAGGCACGAGGGCTTACCGTCGGTGATCATAAAGATC from Cryomorphaceae bacterium carries:
- the guaA gene encoding glutamine-hydrolyzing GMP synthase — protein: MQEMILILDFGSQYTQLIARRVRELNVYCEIHPFNNFPEVSDNVKGVILSGSPFSVHSEDAPHPNLAGIKGELPLLGVCYGAQWLAHTNGGSVEPSKIREYGRANLSFVNNDSTLFKGVNVGSQVWMSHGDTIKALPEGYEITASTSDVEVAGYRVPGEDTYAIQFHPEVYHSTDGKTLLQNFVDDICGCTRDWTPNSFIDDTVAGLKAKLGNDKVVLGLSGGVDSTVAAVLLDKAIGENLYCIFVDNGLLRKNEFESVLDQYKHMGLNVRGVNAKDQFLSALDGISDPETKRKVIGRVFIEVFDQEAHKIEDVKWLGQGTIYPDVIESVSVKGPSATIKSHHNVGGLPDFMKLKVVEPLNTLFKDEVRRVGRTLGIDDELLGRHPFPGPGLAIRILGEITAEKVATLQEVDYIFIQGLKDDGLYDDVWQAGAMLLSTVNSVGVMGDERTYENAVALRAVESTDGMTADWVHLPYEFLARISNQIINRVKGVNRVVYDISSKPPATIEWE
- a CDS encoding sigma 54-interacting transcriptional regulator codes for the protein MDIQKIKTLGQLKAAGYQSKSIKEELRQNLIEALRADENPFEGIIGYENSVIPDLERAILSKHNINLLGLRGQAKTRLARLMVNLLDEYVPVVDGSELNDDPLQPLSRYARDLIAEKGDETPIHWWHRSERYGEKLATPDVSIADLIGDVDPIKAANLKLPYSDERTLHFGIIPRSHRGIFVINELPDLQARIQVALFNILQEGDIQIRGFKLRLPLDIQFVFTANPEDYTNRGSIVTPLKDRIGSQILTHYPESIQVAREITRQEARLSEDQAARVQMVEAAENLLEQIGFEARESEYIDEKSGVSARLSISAFENLISAAERRALLNGEEQTTVRFIDFVGVIPAVTGKVELVYEGEQEGAYIVAENLIGSALRTLHPGYFPQLDKLSREDDQNPYTTIVNWFGEGNSVDLLDADNDAEFHKQLDDVRGLGALVDKYQPRASKEERYFFMELVLHSLAEFSKLNKDRLDRGFNFSDLFSSMLG
- a CDS encoding thioredoxin family protein, with protein sequence MNYQDIIRNAQSYSDYREMIDQLMAEGKTTGANQSQSYIDFTSLNIRRMKRLDHRPELLQEALEIVQSVEKPQVWLSITEGWCGDAAQILPIVERLSEHNPNVLTKYVLRDEQPELMDLFLTNGARAIPKILFIDVETYEVLGSWGPRPIEAQEIMEEWKASDSDVYAEVSERIHAWFAKDKTRSTQLEFTKALKEALDLIPS
- a CDS encoding histone deacetylase — encoded protein: MIKIAWSPEYHHPLPDGHRFPMEKYTLLPEQLQYEGTIESSQIHAPEELSEEIILWTHDAEYWRRLRDGELTGKEQRKTGFPHSPALVKRERIIGRGTIDMAEHALTGGCGLNIAGGTHHAYTDRGEGFCLLNDMAMAANWLLRTERIKGRILIFDVDVHQGNGTAEIFQGRSDVYTFSMHGANNYPLHKEQSDRDVPLADGTSDEEFLSTLQKELDRTLEEVRPSFVFYLSGVDVLATDKLGRLGLSLQGCKRRDEIVLSRLSQLGLPCTVAMGGGYSERIADIVEAHANTFRTAKFYYD
- a CDS encoding fasciclin domain-containing protein, with product MQTLRLVNVKSILKMVAMLALSMSVFVACDDDDDDMGPEQQSITETAAATPRFSILVAALERTGLDAVLNGSDEYTVFAPNDEAFGDLLEALDVANLDELSAAVGGDDALANILLYHVLAGEVKAADVTTGFVATAGVWNDTEGANLSAFINADMGVRINDEANVIATDIDASNGVIHEINAVILPKNLVELASLSPMHTSLVAAVGAADPAVAARLSSEDDVTTVFAPTDEAFGNLLQAAQVGSLAELVQALGVDGLTGVLLYHTVNGNVRSSGVPNGAVPTLQGSNITLDNSALTITDANGTVAMIEGFDIQGTNGVIHVIDAVIQP
- a CDS encoding LysM peptidoglycan-binding domain-containing protein, which gives rise to MSTLQKFCFVLILFVSFSAYGQMDTTDQKFVTHEVQPKETIFGICQEYGVDQETLVKYNPQLVDGLKIGQNLLVPVVERQPVENLYLANEAYLLHRVVKGNTVYSITVEYGISAQQLYDLNPELVETGLQVGTLVRIPVQVDINAPADTVQRTVKPGPKLTPSLALKEIPDSLKGEVYRIGLILPFYLQINDSIDLNRALEEDPIVYPHSQIALDFYYGLRIALDTLQKQGLNLELFVEDSGNDAFWSWAAYQTMSDYDLVIGPLYSQNILAVAERRRNEGPLLISPFSRNPSIVYSHSKNVQVLPSDRQMLDFMAQSVIERFRDDHLFMVYTDTMQDTVNAALMREKFDYYLDSGKVREIMVYDAQIDGLDWLKDYDTNVVIVPSTDKVFMTDLVTQLNAERLENVIVIGLPEMERLDVDKAYFNNLNLHYPATQHINYSDSLMYSFLLQYRNRFHDEPSRFSIQGFDIGYYFGRMLLETGNTSELTSRKERLLQNGFDFRQNSKGSFVNKHVFLMRYEEFEKVEVD
- a CDS encoding pentapeptide repeat-containing protein; protein product: MATMFIDDQSFQGVHFNLEDWKTATYEDCTFEECTFQGLDFTGCRFINCLFRDCDLSNVKFLNTSFQEVEMRNCKAMGLMFEQCSDFSFGIQFHHSALNHSSFYQVNLQRSSFRECSLAEVDFTEANLNGVVLLACDFENATFDQTKLERAKLSNAKKLRLDPETNAIQGASLSAHSLPGLLTKYGLRVTE
- a CDS encoding alkaline phosphatase family protein; this translates as MRLSVLSLLLFLSAQIFGQNLLQSGPMVGYSEMMEVALWVQTTEEAEVHFRYRAVGAEKIYRTQTVTTSAHEAFTAKVIADSVDQGKEYTYALFINGEEVSLDRELNFETQKLWQWREDPPAFTFAIGSCAYVNEEVYDRPGKGYGSNYQIFEALSEADPNFMIWMGDNVYLREADWYTRTGIMHRNTHTRSLPEMQDFLGHVHHYATWDDHDYGPNNSDRSFRNKQDTKEAFDLFWANPSSGLNDEGVTTMFQWADMEFFMLDNRWFRNGNRRYDIDTADRIVFGDDQLEWLFDHLTNSYAPYKFVVMGGQFLNSSASHENLIALSPTERQRIIDFIYANDIEGVVFLTGDRHHSEISVLEQEGKPRIYDVTISPLTAGTAWDKSVEEGNTLRVKDTWINKHCFGLFEVSGERKARKLNLRVIDANGKELYTFDLSRD